A window of the Burkholderia sp. 9120 genome harbors these coding sequences:
- the gshB gene encoding glutathione synthase, whose product MDILFIADPLTQFKIYKDSTYAMMAEAARRGHTVYACEPKHLAWTGGDVEANVQRFAIVGDVTDLHRDTWYAADAPAARSLKSFSAVVMRKDPPFDMEYVTSTWLLEMAERGGARIFNKPQAIRDHSEKLAIGEFAQFVTPTLVTRDAARLRAFHEQHGDVILKPLDGMGGMGVFRVKADGMNLGSIIEMLSHDGARSVMAQKFIPEIKDGDKRILLIGGEAVPYSLARIPQGNEVRGNLAAGGLGVARPLTEHDRKIADTLAPVLAARGLLLAGLDAIGDWLTEVNVTSPTCFREIMDQTGFDVAAMFIDALERAAA is encoded by the coding sequence ATGGACATTCTTTTCATCGCCGATCCGCTCACGCAGTTCAAGATCTACAAAGACTCGACCTACGCGATGATGGCCGAAGCGGCACGCCGTGGTCACACGGTGTATGCCTGCGAACCGAAGCATCTGGCATGGACCGGCGGCGACGTCGAGGCGAACGTGCAGCGCTTCGCGATTGTCGGCGACGTGACCGATCTGCATCGCGACACGTGGTACGCCGCCGACGCGCCCGCCGCGCGCTCGCTCAAGAGCTTTAGCGCCGTGGTGATGCGCAAGGACCCGCCGTTTGACATGGAATACGTTACGTCAACGTGGCTGCTCGAAATGGCCGAACGCGGCGGCGCGCGCATCTTCAACAAGCCGCAGGCGATTCGCGACCATTCGGAAAAGCTCGCGATCGGCGAATTCGCGCAGTTCGTCACGCCCACGCTGGTCACGCGCGACGCAGCCCGTCTGCGCGCGTTCCACGAACAGCATGGCGACGTGATCCTGAAACCGCTCGACGGCATGGGCGGCATGGGCGTGTTCCGCGTGAAGGCGGACGGCATGAACCTGGGTTCGATCATCGAAATGCTGAGCCACGACGGCGCGCGTTCGGTGATGGCGCAGAAGTTCATCCCCGAAATCAAGGACGGCGACAAGCGCATTCTGCTGATCGGCGGCGAAGCGGTGCCGTATTCGCTCGCGCGGATTCCTCAGGGCAATGAAGTGCGCGGCAATCTGGCGGCGGGTGGCCTCGGCGTGGCGCGTCCGCTAACCGAGCATGACCGCAAGATCGCCGACACGCTCGCGCCGGTGCTGGCTGCGCGCGGTTTGCTGCTGGCCGGGCTGGATGCGATCGGCGACTGGCTGACCGAGGTCAACGTCACGAGCCCGACCTGTTTCCGCGAGATCATGGATCAGACCGGTTTCGACGTCGCCGCCATGTTTATCGACGCGTTGGAGCGCGCGGCGGCCTAG
- the gshA gene encoding glutamate--cysteine ligase → MVPHLVTALNGPLLDLERKILDATPAIERWFRLEWQEHTPPFYCSVDLRNAGFKLAPVDTNLFPGAFNNLPQEVLPLAVQAAMASIEKICPDAKNLLVIPERHTRNAFYLENVARLAAIMRQAGLNVRFGTLDESINGPVTIALSDGQKLVLEPLERTPRRLGLKNFDPCSILLNNDLSGGIPPILENLHEQYLLPPLHAGWAVRRKSTHFSCYDDVAKKFAKMVEIDPWMINPYFAHVEGVDFQERTGEEALADAIDGVLKKIAKKYREYGIAEKPYVVIKSDAGTYGMGVMTVHDASEVAALTKRERAKMAATKDGLEVHDVIVQEGVYTFERLGDEVAEPVVYMIDRYVVGGFYRVHGSRERDQNLNAPGMHFVPLGFEHTALPDAHAKPGAAPPNRFYMYGVVARLGLLAASVELEKTDPEAIQV, encoded by the coding sequence ATGGTTCCGCACCTAGTTACGGCGTTAAACGGCCCGCTGCTCGACCTCGAGCGGAAGATCCTCGACGCCACGCCCGCCATCGAACGCTGGTTCCGGCTCGAATGGCAGGAGCACACACCGCCGTTCTACTGTTCGGTCGACCTGCGTAACGCGGGCTTCAAGCTCGCGCCGGTCGACACCAATCTGTTCCCCGGCGCATTCAACAATCTGCCGCAGGAAGTGTTGCCGCTCGCCGTGCAGGCCGCGATGGCGTCGATCGAAAAGATCTGCCCGGACGCGAAGAACCTGCTGGTGATTCCCGAGCGCCATACCCGCAACGCGTTTTATCTCGAGAACGTCGCCCGGCTGGCGGCGATCATGCGTCAGGCCGGTTTGAACGTGCGCTTCGGCACGCTCGACGAAAGCATCAACGGGCCGGTCACGATCGCGCTGTCCGACGGCCAGAAGCTCGTGCTCGAACCGCTCGAACGCACGCCGCGGCGCCTGGGGCTGAAAAATTTCGATCCGTGTTCGATTCTGCTGAACAATGATCTGTCGGGCGGGATTCCGCCGATTCTGGAAAATCTGCACGAGCAGTATCTGCTGCCGCCGTTGCATGCCGGCTGGGCCGTGCGTCGTAAATCGACGCATTTCTCCTGCTATGACGACGTCGCGAAGAAGTTCGCGAAGATGGTCGAGATCGATCCGTGGATGATCAATCCGTACTTCGCGCATGTGGAAGGCGTCGACTTCCAGGAGCGCACCGGCGAAGAAGCGCTGGCGGATGCGATCGACGGCGTGCTGAAGAAGATCGCCAAGAAGTATCGCGAGTACGGCATCGCCGAGAAACCGTATGTCGTGATCAAGTCGGACGCCGGCACTTACGGCATGGGCGTGATGACGGTGCACGACGCTTCTGAAGTCGCCGCGCTCACCAAGCGCGAACGCGCCAAGATGGCGGCGACCAAAGACGGCCTCGAAGTGCACGACGTGATCGTGCAGGAAGGCGTGTACACCTTCGAACGGCTCGGCGACGAAGTCGCGGAACCGGTCGTGTACATGATCGACCGTTACGTCGTGGGCGGCTTTTACCGCGTGCACGGCAGCCGCGAGCGCGATCAGAATCTGAATGCGCCCGGCATGCACTTCGTGCCGCTCGGCTTCGAACACACGGCGCTGCCGGATGCACACGCCAAGCCCGGCGCGGCGCCGCCGAACCGCTTCTATATGTATGGCGTGGTGGCGCGGCTCGGATTGCTGGCCGCTTCGGTCGAGCTGGAAAAGACCGATCCGGAAGCCATTCAGGTTTAA
- a CDS encoding ammonium transporter, translating to MRKLLMSLLMAGSLLAGGIGAALADDASAPAAASAAASDTTASAPAPDASAAPAAAAASAPAADASAAPAASAAAAAPAASDAAPAAPTAPFSVDSSKINSGDTAWMLTSTALVLFMTIPGLALFYGGMVRKKSVLAILMQSFAITCLVSIIWVVVGYSLAFTPGNSFIGGFSRFFMAGMNYIKGDKATTLTVSHLAPTIPETVYVVYQMTFAIITPALITGAFADRMKFSAMLVFMTLWSIIVYSPIAHMVWEPTGWLASAGILDFAGGTVVHINAGIAALVCALVLGKRVGYGKEAMAPHNLTLTLIGGAMLWVGWFGFNAGSAVAADGRAGFAMFATQVATAAAALAWMFAEWATKGKPSVLGIVSGAVAGLVAITPASGFVGMTGSLVIGIAAGVICFWSATWLKHKLGYDDSLDAFGVHCIGGIVGALLTGVFAVKDIGGADGSVVLQAKGVLTTLVYSGVVSYILLKVIDMVMGIRVTEEQEREGLDVSLHGEHVE from the coding sequence ATGCGCAAACTATTGATGTCCTTGCTGATGGCCGGTTCGCTGCTCGCGGGCGGTATCGGCGCCGCCCTCGCGGACGACGCTTCCGCCCCCGCAGCCGCTTCGGCCGCTGCTTCCGATACGACGGCGAGTGCGCCGGCGCCGGACGCTTCGGCGGCGCCTGCCGCCGCCGCGGCTTCGGCACCGGCCGCTGACGCGTCCGCCGCGCCGGCTGCCAGCGCCGCTGCCGCCGCACCAGCAGCATCGGACGCTGCGCCGGCTGCCCCGACCGCGCCGTTCTCGGTCGACTCGTCGAAGATCAATTCGGGCGACACCGCCTGGATGCTGACCTCCACCGCGCTCGTGCTGTTCATGACGATCCCGGGTCTGGCGCTGTTCTACGGCGGCATGGTCCGCAAGAAAAGCGTGCTCGCGATCCTGATGCAAAGCTTCGCGATCACCTGCCTCGTGTCGATCATCTGGGTGGTGGTGGGCTACAGCCTCGCCTTCACGCCGGGCAACTCGTTCATCGGCGGTTTCTCGCGCTTCTTCATGGCGGGTATGAACTACATCAAGGGCGACAAGGCCACGACGCTGACCGTCAGCCACCTGGCCCCGACGATTCCCGAAACGGTCTACGTCGTCTATCAGATGACGTTCGCGATCATCACCCCGGCACTGATCACGGGCGCGTTTGCCGACCGTATGAAGTTCTCGGCGATGCTCGTGTTCATGACGCTGTGGTCGATCATCGTCTACTCGCCGATCGCGCACATGGTCTGGGAACCGACCGGCTGGCTGGCTAGCGCCGGCATCCTCGACTTCGCGGGCGGCACGGTGGTGCACATCAACGCCGGTATCGCGGCGCTGGTCTGCGCGCTGGTGCTCGGCAAGCGTGTCGGTTACGGCAAGGAAGCGATGGCGCCGCACAACCTGACGCTCACGCTGATTGGTGGCGCGATGCTGTGGGTGGGCTGGTTCGGCTTCAACGCGGGTTCGGCAGTGGCGGCTGACGGCCGTGCCGGTTTCGCGATGTTCGCAACGCAAGTGGCAACGGCTGCAGCAGCACTCGCATGGATGTTCGCCGAATGGGCGACCAAGGGTAAGCCGTCGGTACTCGGTATCGTGTCGGGCGCCGTGGCAGGTCTGGTGGCCATTACGCCGGCTTCGGGCTTCGTCGGTATGACGGGCTCGCTGGTGATCGGCATTGCGGCAGGCGTGATCTGCTTCTGGTCAGCCACGTGGCTCAAGCACAAGCTCGGTTACGACGACTCGCTCGACGCGTTCGGCGTGCACTGCATCGGCGGTATCGTGGGTGCGCTGCTGACCGGTGTGTTCGCGGTCAAGGACATCGGCGGCGCGGACGGCAGCGTTGTTCTGCAAGCCAAGGGCGTGCTGACGACGCTGGTCTACAGCGGCGTGGTGAGCTACATCCTGCTGAAGGTGATCGATATGGTGATGGGCATCCGCGTGACGGAAGAACAGGAACGCGAAGGTCTGGACGTGAGCCTGCACGGCGAACACGTCGAATAA
- a CDS encoding P-II family nitrogen regulator, producing MKLITAIIKPFKLDEAREALSAIGVSGITVTEVKGFGRQKGHTELYRGAEYVVDFLPKVKIEAAVSDDIVDQAIEALERAARTGKIGDGKIFVTPIEQVIRIRTGETGADAL from the coding sequence ATGAAACTCATTACCGCAATCATCAAGCCGTTCAAGCTCGATGAGGCGCGCGAAGCCTTGTCGGCCATCGGCGTCTCGGGCATCACGGTGACGGAAGTCAAAGGCTTCGGCCGCCAGAAGGGCCACACGGAGCTGTATCGCGGCGCCGAATACGTGGTCGATTTCCTGCCGAAGGTGAAGATCGAGGCCGCTGTCTCGGACGACATCGTCGACCAGGCGATCGAGGCGCTCGAACGTGCTGCGCGCACCGGCAAAATCGGCGACGGCAAGATCTTCGTCACGCCGATCGAACAGGTCATCCGGATTCGCACCGGGGAGACCGGCGCGGACGCTCTGTAA
- a CDS encoding accessory factor UbiK family protein: MKQPNDVFNDFQARMSELFKNSPAKDVERNVKAMLSQGFSKLDLVTREEFDTQTQVLVRTRARLEELERRVAELEQKLPVATQTP; the protein is encoded by the coding sequence ATGAAACAACCGAACGACGTTTTTAACGACTTCCAGGCGCGCATGAGCGAGCTGTTCAAGAACTCGCCGGCCAAAGATGTCGAACGCAATGTCAAAGCCATGCTGTCGCAGGGTTTTTCGAAGCTCGACCTGGTCACGCGTGAAGAATTCGATACGCAGACACAGGTCCTGGTGCGCACCCGCGCGCGCCTTGAAGAACTGGAGCGCCGCGTCGCCGAGCTCGAACAGAAGCTGCCGGTCGCGACCCAGACGCCGTAA
- a CDS encoding YifB family Mg chelatase-like AAA ATPase, whose product MSLAVVRSRAPASGRAPEVTVEVHLANGLPSFSIVGLPDLEVRESRERVRAALQNCNFDFPVRRITVNLAPADLPKESGRFDLPIALGILAASGQIPPESLLHREFAGELSLTGALRPMRGAFAMACGTARGAGALHGGVATTVDSTVSAALAAGATHPTPQLYLPAASAAEAALVPGVDVYGAADLPSLCAHLAGEPDSRLEPVAALNLTDIAPAALPLDMADIIGQRGARRALEVAAAGGHHVLLIGPPGAGKSMLAARLPSLLPPMTDDEALSSAALLSASRTGFVPSQWRQRPFRAPHHSSSAAALVGGRNPPQPGEITLAHLGVLFLDELPEFDRHVLETLREPLEAGRITISRAALQADFPAACQLIAAMNPCPCGWRGDPGGRCRCTPEIAARYLRKLSGPLLDRIDIQIEIPALTSAELSGRSSAIGEASAGIAQRVAAARERQLQRQGKTNRELSGREVDEVCRPDAAGEALLREAGERFGWSARAYYRVLKVARTIADLAGAAMPSVAQVGEAIQYRRAFGSL is encoded by the coding sequence ATGTCGCTTGCCGTGGTGCGCAGTCGCGCGCCGGCCTCTGGCCGCGCGCCTGAAGTAACCGTCGAGGTCCACCTCGCGAACGGATTACCCTCTTTTTCGATCGTCGGCCTGCCTGATCTCGAAGTACGCGAAAGCCGCGAGCGCGTGCGCGCGGCGCTGCAGAACTGCAACTTCGATTTTCCTGTGCGACGTATCACCGTCAATCTGGCGCCCGCCGATTTGCCGAAGGAATCCGGCCGTTTCGATCTGCCGATCGCGCTGGGCATTCTCGCGGCGAGCGGGCAGATTCCCCCCGAATCGTTGTTGCATCGCGAGTTTGCCGGCGAGTTGTCGCTGACCGGTGCGCTGCGGCCCATGCGCGGCGCGTTTGCGATGGCGTGCGGGACAGCCCGTGGTGCAGGTGCTTTGCATGGCGGCGTGGCGACGACTGTCGACTCCACGGTCTCGGCCGCGCTAGCCGCGGGCGCGACCCATCCCACGCCGCAGCTCTACCTGCCCGCCGCGAGCGCAGCGGAAGCGGCGCTCGTACCCGGCGTCGATGTCTACGGCGCCGCCGACCTGCCCTCGCTCTGCGCCCACCTCGCGGGCGAACCGGACTCGCGGCTCGAGCCGGTTGCGGCTCTCAACCTCACCGATATCGCACCTGCCGCACTACCTCTAGACATGGCGGACATCATCGGCCAGCGCGGCGCGCGTCGTGCACTCGAAGTCGCCGCGGCCGGCGGACACCACGTGTTGCTGATCGGACCGCCCGGCGCGGGCAAGTCCATGCTCGCCGCGCGCTTGCCGAGCCTGCTGCCGCCCATGACCGACGACGAAGCGCTCAGCTCAGCCGCCCTGCTGTCCGCCAGCCGCACGGGCTTCGTGCCGTCGCAGTGGCGGCAGCGGCCGTTTCGCGCGCCGCATCATTCGTCGAGCGCGGCGGCGCTGGTCGGCGGACGCAATCCGCCGCAACCCGGCGAGATCACCTTGGCGCACCTCGGCGTGCTGTTCCTCGACGAACTGCCTGAATTCGACCGCCATGTCCTTGAGACGCTGCGCGAGCCGCTCGAAGCCGGCCGCATCACTATTTCGCGCGCCGCCTTGCAGGCGGATTTTCCGGCGGCCTGCCAGTTGATCGCCGCGATGAACCCGTGTCCGTGCGGCTGGCGCGGCGACCCGGGCGGACGTTGCCGCTGCACGCCGGAGATCGCGGCGCGCTATCTGCGCAAGCTGTCCGGGCCGCTGCTCGACAGAATCGATATCCAGATCGAGATTCCGGCGCTCACGTCGGCGGAACTGTCGGGTCGTTCGAGCGCAATCGGGGAAGCCAGCGCAGGCATCGCCCAGCGGGTGGCGGCGGCTCGCGAACGGCAGTTGCAACGGCAAGGCAAAACCAACCGCGAACTCTCAGGACGGGAAGTGGACGAAGTCTGTCGCCCGGACGCGGCGGGCGAAGCCCTGCTGCGCGAAGCCGGCGAGCGCTTCGGCTGGTCGGCGCGCGCTTATTACCGGGTTTTGAAGGTCGCGCGAACCATTGCGGACCTCGCCGGCGCGGCCATGCCGAGCGTCGCGCAAGTCGGCGAGGCGATTCAGTACCGCCGCGCTTTCGGATCGCTATGA